The genomic DNA ACACTGCAGCTCCAAAGAAGAACTCAACATCAGATAGAACTGAACATCACCAGAGAAGTAAAGAAAGTAAGGTAGCTTCAAAAATTACAATGTAATAATGCAGCCCCTCCTCAGAATAGATCAGCAATGAATGGCTGAGGCCCTGACAAAAGAACCTCAAACGATAAACATTGCTTCGGGAGCCTGCAGATACCATTACCATTATTACCAACCCTTAGCAACCAATATCAAATTAAACTTTCCAAAATGGCTCCAAATCTCTTATCTCACTTTATCTTCAGAACACACCAAGGTAGGTAAAGCGAATATCATCATCCCTTCTTTCCAAATGAATACAGTCATgagctgcataatgatgttttggtctaGGACTGACTTTACATAAgacggtggtcccatgagattggtaccatacagcccaggtgtgtagtaggctataccacccaggtttgtgtaagtacactctatgatgtccGCACAAcacaaaatcgcctaacgatgcactTCTCAGAAGGTATGCCTGTCATTAAACGACTGCGTAGACACAGCAGCCAGGGAAGCCCCGACTAGCTGAGAGAGTGACATAGTGGGCATTCATGATAGTtgagaaaatcaaataagataatacatgGAAGACTCAGAACCCATCTGGCAATCAGTTGACTCTCAGTAAGCCTCACTGACGTTTTATTAAAAGTTAGCTACTTTCATTATTACAAAACCTGATCTTACATGTGAGTGCACACAATAAGCGGAAAGCGCTATATAAAGTTAAGGGAATGCTTTGACTTTCAAAAACAAACACCTAAGGACTCATCTAAAGCAGaatcagtttaaaaaagaaactcaagGCCCAGTCCCTTCTCTTAGGGGCGGGTAAAGAATGATATGGCTCCGCGAAGTCTGGGAGGGTGTCCTCGCCCCCATCCCGCTCCCAGGAACCCCCAACCCTACCCTCGGCCGCCCCGCCCCATACCTTTCTCAGTCACCACGAAGCACTGCTTCACCGGCCCCACCTGACTGAACAGCTCCTCCAGCTGCTCACTGCGGGCCGAGGGCGGGAGGCGGCTCACAAACAAGGTCAGCCCAGCCATGAGGTCGGGAAACCGATGCGCGTGAGGCCGCAAGCAAACCAGGCCGGCGCACGAGAGTCACCGAGTCGCCTTTGCCTGCAGAACACGCCGTGCTGCCGGGAGGCCCCGGAAGTGCTCGTTACCCAAAAGAGTCCGGAGGAAAACGTggtgggaaggggaaaaaacattCCGGAATGAAAAAATGGTGACGCCTGGGGGCTGAACTTGATTTGGGCTCCACCCCTAGTCCAAGTACCTCCCCCTGCCTCTGTAGGGAAACTCGATTTCGCTAGTTCCTACTCTGCTTAAAATCGCACTTTCAGGACATCGATCCCAAATTCACCAGGGCAGGCAGGAGAAGTCGTTTTTGCTGGCCTAACCAAGGATCGGACATACAAcggatgtttaataaatattttccgAGGTGCCGCCCAGTCTCTCAGATTACATGCATGAAACACAGCCAGAATGCAAATAGACACAAGTATATCACATACATCATTCGGACATTTCTCACGTTCTCAGAAAATATGAGACATCTGTCAGACTGTAACAGATAACTGTAACTGTGCCTGTAACACTCCGCAAATTATACCTACTAAAGTACATGTAGGCACAGATCGCACACGATCATTCTTTCGATAAGTATTTCCTGAgcttttactatgtgccaggcactagggatAAAATTGGTGAGCTAATAAAGACAggatctctgccctcatgaagaATATAGTCTAGTGGGGGTAGAAAGACATTaatccaaaaaaaaatcttacaaataaaTCACAGCACACACACTGCAAGATCACATAAGGACACACCCAAAGCAAACATAGCATCCAGCTTATACAAACAGACCTAGAACCCAGGTCCCCCCAGAGACAGGAGAAGATCTTCTCTCAGGTCAGTTTATCAGACAGACCCAAGATTGAGGGCTCTCACTGGCCAGGAGGAGATCTGGGTGCTCCTGGATCCTGGAACACAAAGAGTGTTTACCATCCCACTGAGCTCTGGCACCGACCTATGCGCAAGACTGCAGCGTCCTGCAGAATGTCCAGCTGAAAAGAGTAcccaatgcatttttaaaataattgtttttaaatggtaTAACCTGAACATATGGTaagtagaaaattgaaaaagtacaaaatgtACAGTGAAAAGTTTCCCTTTCTCCTCAAATCCAAGCCACTTTCAACACATTTTGGATAGATGGATGACTGGTTGATagtgatgggggcagggagggagaatggTAAACATCATATTTGTGAAGCCTTAGCTCCAAGTAAGTAACAAGTGCTTAAAAGAAAACGCCacagttatttttaaacacataacTCAGGAAAGGAAGTACTGAAatacaaaacagatttttaaggCTATGGGGTTAATCCTATCcaggataaagagagacaaatataCAAAGGAAATGGGATGGGTTATTTGAATAAAGTTGGTATGGGATTCcacatttctccctcttttttctcttcctctcttgcccCCTCACCAtcttagaaatcaaaattaattccAGCCCCAAAGACTAAATTGCAAGCTTCAGGGCCCTAGCTATGGGAAGGCCTTCCCAGTCCTGGCTGCGGGGTGCACAGGGAAGAGAACCCTGAGAAGGCTGTTCCGACATCCCTTTGGGATACCTCCTACAATGCTAAATTTTAAATGCTTCGGACTCAAATCTTCCTTAAAGGACAAAATGAAACTGTCCCTGTGCCCATCAGGGGGCAGCAGCCACCCACAGTGTGGAGGAGCTCTGTGCCCCTAGGTGGGGATAACAATGCAGCTGACCCTTTCTATACTTCCCAAGTTTCAGACCTGGCTCCCCATCTCGGTCTCCTAGCCTCAGtttcagccccagcccctcctatCTATTGAGGCCACGTGGTTCTTAAGTCAGGAATATTTGCTCATCCATCTACCCAGGACACATGCAGCGTTCTTTATTAAATAGCAGGAGTCGTGGTACACTGCACCACACCAGCAACGTGGCTTCCAGGGGAAATAAACTGCTGGCTTCCCCCTCATCCATCACTGTGCAGGAGCctggaaaggaaataagagaggCCTGGGCTGTGCTCAGCCAGCTTCTCCCAGGCCCCATCCCTCAGGCTCCACTCCCCCTTGCAAGCCAAGCCGTGTTCTAACACCACATACATCTTGTTCTTAGCACTTTTCACAATTGTAATTAGTTTCTTGTgctattttagttatttgtgtgACTAGTTGTTTAATATCTGCCTTCCCCAAAAGACTTTCAACTTCATAAGTTCAGGGCTAGTATCCGCCTCATTCAGCCTTcaatccccagcacctagcacctTGTAAGCATTCTATACAATGTTTTAAAgacattgaataaatgaaggtgAGTTTGTTTCTCAGTCGCATACAATACGAAGAATAGGAACCCAAGGATGTACACATTAGGATCTACCTGGACTCCTCTGAGGAACCTGCTTTGGGTAAGAGCTGAGGCATGAGACAAAAGGGAAGGATTGTCTCACCAATCTCGGCCTGTTTATTAAGTCAAAGGGCTGAGGTAATTCTTGCTGAGGAAAATCAAAGAAGTGTTGGAGCTGGGGAACACTTAGCTGTATTCCTTCGCCCCCCTCCCCATCTCACCAGCCCCGTTCAGAGCTTCCAGACAgaaaaggagtgtgtgtgtgtgtgtgtgtgtgtgtgcgtgtgtgggaagagagagagactgactgGGGGCATGTGGGCCTTGGACTACTTTGTCAGGAGGTGTGTGCATGAATCCCAGGACCCTTGATGGAGAGAGTGAATGAGCAAGAGCAGCTGGCAAGGATTAAGGTGAGGAAGAGATGGCAGAGAGGAGTTGAGTGTGAGCAGAGGCAGATGACAGGCAGATGGAAGAATaagtggggaagaaagagagcaaTTTCTCTGAGCAGCAAGCACTCCTTCCACGACACAAAGCAGCTCCGATGCTGGACCACTACAGCCACTACGACATCAGTGAGAAATGCCTGTAATTAGGAGGCTGGcagttctctgggcctcagcccagAGTGACAATGCAGAAAGAATTTCTGAGCCAAGCTGAGCCAGGTGATGGAGGAGACACAGTCAGAACCACTCTAATCCCATCCCTCGGCCGTGCCTGCACCAccctcttctcatttctcttccctaTCATGACGCTCACTCTCCCCCAAACATCACTgactcccctcctccttctgagGGACCAGGCCCTGGATGCTCCACTCAGCCAAGACAGATCTTCATGTGCAAGGAGAGCAGTGCTTTAATTCTTCCACTAGTGCGACGGACCTCGTCTGGCCAAAGGCCTcaccccctcccagcctccctgcctgtTTCCCTCACCTCCCTTCTCAAAACCCCTGGAGCTGATGGGCAGAGTTGGAAGAAAAAACACTCCTATTCCTGTTTCTCCACTTCAAGCCTAGTCTGTGTGCCCCTGCAGGTCTCCCTGTGATGTGCAAGACAGCTGCCAAAACActgcttgatttttgttttcaaaccTAATCTACAACCCTGTTTTAGTGCCACTCTGAATTTACAGCATTTTAGCCAAATGACAAATGCATACTACAGAGCTCAGAGCCAAACGCTCCAGACAAGGGAGGGATTACAGAGCAGTTGGCAGCCGGATGTGGTCCTGGTTTTCTGCactgtgtgttctgctttggtaggTTGGATGGGACTGAGGTTTGGGGAAGACAGATTTTCTCCAGGGAGGATGTGCACCTATGGGAGATGTGTGTTCTGCAGGGGAAGGGGGAGTTGTGAGTCTAACCTTGCAGAGgttctgttgttggatggagaAGTTTACTCCATGAACCTCAAACTTGTGGGAACATGGTAGAGGTGTTGCTGGGCCTCCCAGCTCAAGGTGATCAAGCCCTTGACACATGTATCAGGAAGAACTTTACCACTAACTAGTCCCTAAGCTGCTGTCCACCAAGACTTGAAGCCAGACTCTTAGGAACACAGACATTTCCGCCAATGACTGCAGAGTTTCTGCTTCACCCCTCGGGGCCATGTACCACCTCTGAAAAGCCACTTCCCAGAGAGTCTGAATGGTCTTCAAGGGGCCACTTTCAGGACACTCACTCATCCCAGCCACTGGATAAGATTCTTTGCAGTCAGGAGCGAAGGTCACTGGGGTCTGAGATGGACCCACCCCACCCAAACGCTGCTTCTCTTCCAGTTCTGATGAACCACCGCTGCTGTTGCCTCATTGAGCTTTCCCAAGAAAGTCAAACCTTTctcctctgaaaatattttattgataaattaACTCCGAAAGCGTTCACCTCCCACCCAACTGCTGTGAAGTCTGCTAGATGGGCCACAGACCCTTCTATGGGAAAGAGTCCCATGGAGGACAGGGAGTCTCACTCACGCAGGGATGGGATTCCTGGGCATGGCAGAGGTGGGTATGGGGACTGAGGCCAGTCCCGAGGTCTTCTGAAGACAGCCCCTCTCACTCAGCACCAGAGTGGGGAGTGGTGGTCAGGAGTGGAGCACCTTGGAGCTTTATTGCTGGTGAATGCCAAGGAAAGTGGGACCACTGCCAGCCTAGGATTGCAGCTGAGGGCATCACGCCCAGGGCTCCAGAGAAGGTGGCACTAATTCCCAATCGACAGAGCCTGGCTGCTGACCCACCCACCCAGGGGCCCCTGGATGGGGAAGGAAGCCGGGAGAGGTATCTGAGCCAGGCGGGATTGGGGAAGGGTTACAGTGTGCAGGTCTCAGGCAGAGCAGGCGCCAGAAAGGGGCGGATGGCTGGGACAGCGAGGGAGCCCCCTCTTCACAGGTCTATGGTGTCGCTGCCCATGCTCAGCTCGTCGATCTGTCGGCAGGCGTCCAGGAATTGCTCCTGCAGCAAGGCCTCTTCGGCCTGTAGCTCAGGAGCAGGCTCCGGAGAGTCGTGGGAAGGTGGAGACAGGGCCTGGTAGGATCCTGAGGCCGGGAGGCTAGGGCTGCTCCCTGAGGGCCTTGGGGGACTGAGGACGCAGACCAGCGGACAGCGGGGGGGCCTGTCCGGGCTGGAGCACAGCAGCATGGACGAGCTGTCCCGCGAGAGTCCGCACAGCGAGCCGGATGAGGCACTGCTGCCCGCGGGCCAGGCCCCGGGAGAGGGGAGCTCTGGGGGAGCCGGGGAGCCAGGGGCCTCCTCAAAACTCCCACTAGACCCGGCCCCCGTCTTCGCCCCCAGCGACGTGGTGCGGTAGAGGCCTAGTCCGGGCAAGGCTTCCCCGAAGGCAGGGCCCTGGAAGAGGCCGGGCGTGAGCAGAGCCTCGCTGCAGAGGGCCTCCTCGATGCTGCGCCGCAGGTTGATTGGGGAGGGCGGGCGGAAGTCCACGGTGTAGTCGCTGCAGGGGGAGGAGGCCGGGGAAGGTGCCGGGTTGACCGCCGCGCCTTCGAAGCCCCGGGAGCCACCTCCCTGGAGTAGGAGGTCGGGGCCTGGCCCCGCCAGGGCGCACAGCTGCAGCAGCTCCGCGTCGCCACGCGCGATGGCGCTACCCAGGGGCTCCTTGTCCGGGGGCCCGGTGACCCAGCCTCCAGGCAGCAGCGGGGCCGCGTGGCCCGGGGACAAGCGGAAGAGCTTGGCCCAGCAGCGCGGAGGCACGCGGGGGCTGCAGAGCGCGGGGTAGAGGCCCAGCAGTGCCAATGGGAGCGCGACGCCCACCTCGCCCAGGCGCAGGCCTAGCTGGAAGGCCCACCAGGACCAGGGGCCCTCCAGGCCAGGCTGGCCGCCGTAACCCAGGGCATGCAGCACCTCGTAGCCCTGCAGGGCTCCGCTCAGCAGCCCGAAGGTACCCGCCACCGGGGCCGTGCGCGCCGCGCGCCGCCAGGACTCCCGCGGGGCAAAGGGGCTGCGCGCCTGCGGGAGAGGTGTGGCGCCCTTGAAGCCGGACCCTCCCAGGGGCGCTCCGGCGCGCCGCCGCCGACCCCCCCAGCAGGAGAGCGCCAGCAGGAGCCCCGAAAGGAGGGCGGCGAGGAAAGCGTGCAGCCCGCGGGAGGCGAGCCGCAGGGGCCGCAGCGGGCGGTGGGCGGCGCTCCCGAGGGCGGCGGCGgccgccagccccagccccaggaggagCAGCGCGGCCAGGCCGGCGGGACACCGCGGCCGGCGCGGCCGGGCCAGCAGCAGGCAGGCCAGGCCCAGGCCGGCGGCCAAGCAGGGCAGCGGAAGGTCCTGCAGCAGCAGCCAGGCGAGGGCGGGCAGCCGGTCGCGGTGCCCATAGGCGTCGTAGAAGAGCGGGAAGGCGCGCGTGGTCCCGGCCGAGAACAGGAGCAGGTCCAGCAGCGCCAGGCAGGGGGCGCCGGGCGGGCAGCGCCAGGGCAAGAGGGCCAGAGCCAGCAGCGCCAGCAGGGCCACCAGGCCGAAGAGTGCGCCTACCCCGTACACATGGGCCTCCCAGGCCAGACCCCAGCgagccctggcctctgcccaatCGGCCTCCAGGGTCAGGAAGAAGAGGGGCAGCCGGGCCACAGGAGGCTGGCCCTCCCCTTCGGGCAATTCTCCGATGCTGCAGACCTCTGTCCCGCACTCTGGCTGCACCGAGGGGTTCCCAAGGCTGGCGGCAGAGGGGTCATCTGGACCAGAGGTGGGGATGGCGGGGTCTGTGGGCAAAGAATGTTTGTCTGAGGCAAATGtgcagccctgcccctgcccacccgACAGCCAGCAGCCTGTATGCCAGTCAAAGAGTCCTCATGGCATCCAGGATACACTTGTCTTAAAGATGACACTGCCTGACTTCTCAGCTCCTcgctttcccctcccccatcagactCCTCACGCAGTGGTTTTCAGCTCTCATCCCTTCCCTCCGCCCCAACCCACCCCCAGTTCCCTGCTTTGCTCATTTCCCCTCATCACTCTATGATTTTACTGAAAAGGGTTTTTCTTAAGAAGTCATGGAATTTTACAACTGGAAGGAACTGTAGAAGCCCCCTCTAGTTCAATCTTCCCACCAGGAAGGAAGCTTTATTAAGAAGAgggatttggggccagcccggttgcccagtggttaagttcacgtgctctgtttccgggccagggtttcactggttccatcctgggtggggacatgggaCCACCTCAGGCGAGGCTGAGGTGgtctcccacatgccacaactggaaggacccacaactaaaatatatacaactatgaactggggggatttggggagaaaaagcagaaaaaaaaagaagcttggcaacagttgttagctcaggggtcaatctttaaaaaaaaaaaaaagtacagggatttttgtttgctttgctcACATCTGAATCCCCATGCCtaaaatggtgcctggcacagagttggcAACGAGCAGATATTcgttgaataaatgaatcctCTTATTTGCCAGATGAAAATACTGAGGCTCTGCCAAGAGGCAAAGTGACTTATCCAAGTTCATAAATTGGCAGAGCTGCAACTAGAATCCAGATCAGAGCACCACTCTGAGCCCCTTTCCATGATTTCAGACCCTCTTCATAATACTAATTTGTGGGGCCATCCCGGTGACACAGCaattaagttctcacgttctgctttggtagcccagggttcgccagttcgcatcccgggtacagacatggcaccgcttgtcaagccatgctgtggcaggcatcccacatataaagtagaggaaaatgggcatggatgttagctcagggccagtcttcctcagcaaaaaaaaaaaaaaaaaaaagaggatttgtggcagatgttagctcagcactaatcttcctcaaaaaataaataagtaaaagtaaaaaaattttaaaaaacactaatttgCTTGTCTCTTGTTCTGCACCCCGACTCCCAACTCCTACCCTCAGTGCTAGGAGAAGCTTCCCCTGCCCTTTTTCATCTGCCTACCCCTTCCCCTGTCTCTTCAGGAAAAGCCCCTACACTTGTGCGTGCGCAGCAGGGGAAGAGGTAAGACCCTCCTGTCCCCAGCACCTTGAGGAGAATACGTTTCCTATTGACTGGCCTTTCTGCCCACTATACCCCCAACCCTCGGCTTACCCATGGCTGTGGTCCCCATCCTGACTCAACCACAAAGCCATTGATCTAAGGCTCTTAATATAGATGCCCCTTTGGTTCTCC from Equus quagga isolate Etosha38 chromosome 8, UCLA_HA_Equagga_1.0, whole genome shotgun sequence includes the following:
- the PRRT4 gene encoding proline-rich transmembrane protein 4, with amino-acid sequence MAGHGCLGLGLFCWVLLAIPVGPQPASSIPGAPLTTLTPPPQSEASMLSLNLGLNFKFHLRGPAAAWGSPVTETQPLSPGLSREPVEEVASGLRTDPLWELLVSSLGNSPPEWGSAEGSSTPWASSLPLESTSPLSGPTDQPPAPYQPRMGTVTWDTALTATASPSSAPRPHQSELELKFDMALRAGAAPTLGHRTLPLLPSLRASLAEIAGRLGPFGFFGTTLSPLRNFSGSSSPGPTTSPASAFRVSDSPGFFGTSLSPPPAPLERKLSSQSPLDPAASLSSALIATALLDPAIPTSGPDDPSAASLGNPSVQPECGTEVCSIGELPEGEGQPPVARLPLFFLTLEADWAEARARWGLAWEAHVYGVGALFGLVALLALLALALLPWRCPPGAPCLALLDLLLFSAGTTRAFPLFYDAYGHRDRLPALAWLLLQDLPLPCLAAGLGLACLLLARPRRPRCPAGLAALLLLGLGLAAAAALGSAAHRPLRPLRLASRGLHAFLAALLSGLLLALSCWGGRRRRAGAPLGGSGFKGATPLPQARSPFAPRESWRRAARTAPVAGTFGLLSGALQGYEVLHALGYGGQPGLEGPWSWWAFQLGLRLGEVGVALPLALLGLYPALCSPRVPPRCWAKLFRLSPGHAAPLLPGGWVTGPPDKEPLGSAIARGDAELLQLCALAGPGPDLLLQGGGSRGFEGAAVNPAPSPASSPCSDYTVDFRPPSPINLRRSIEEALCSEALLTPGLFQGPAFGEALPGLGLYRTTSLGAKTGAGSSGSFEEAPGSPAPPELPSPGAWPAGSSASSGSLCGLSRDSSSMLLCSSPDRPPRCPLVCVLSPPRPSGSSPSLPASGSYQALSPPSHDSPEPAPELQAEEALLQEQFLDACRQIDELSMGSDTIDL